In one Stenotrophomonas maltophilia genomic region, the following are encoded:
- a CDS encoding TonB-dependent receptor domain-containing protein yields the protein MLPARYRRPPCRTIAPLTLAIAGALLSVALPAAAQDSKDNATDLARIEVTGSNIRRTDVETASPVQVISKQDIQNMGARTLLQVLDNLPAARPAQQDSRSLFTGSDGASQANLRGLGAQGTLVLLNGRRLSYYGAPAGFQTQFVNIDAIPAAAIERMEVLTDGASAVYGTDAVAGVINVITKRNFQGAEINFTNDTSSRIDSYGERQASITAGFGDLAENRFNIYGAVNMYRRDAIPLRDFYDKRPEQYYVNNPNYLTNLRLGVGSKPGEFNPGSYFAFDPVTGRRVQEAAPGCKNVLQGEAAGPRCVWETWMNNEIDAGAKSERNTAYLNGTFLVGDSTEIFAEATYTDIDLRANGGTPRSYGTTTGNPTSWFSRDTGTTVNQFLYPYLGPNNEYNHASPELKAMMGGVVGLQYLLQDAGANYFGQRNTDKSYRVLTGARGNMGDWNWETAFATAGTHSTTYQTINVNLKGFEKAFGPYSVDPGTGRVIISDHPAYKFGEISEANAALIREAFPTFDIQSWTRLHTLDGKIEGPLFQLPAGEMRAAFGFNASRETFYTPGNADAAAGLITQQGGSWFDGARNTYALFAETVAPITDKLELDAAVRVDKYPNFSANVAPKIGFKYQAFDQLMLRGTYSTGFRAPSLAESGSGGVFAQLGGYRDEVRCAETNAIADLLRQSQRAGDVDLGKSLANVDCSRTVARMTQPNQDLKPEKAKIATLGFVYEPASWLSVSADYWFIYRNNEIVAPDFSRDTDIISSTRSPITDADRANLAQLAAMCADPASGVSCPSVLPGYSVGNVASVVGQYKNRGKTLVDGFDVDARSRFSLGEWGGLNVGLAATIANRNRYYMDEESGWYYGDVVGYYNNPRLRATLNADWTYKQVTTSMFVNYVGGTKWARDRVDEVDNNKETCTAGYLALQASKCDGAPSWWTANLSVTWRPDDAWNLSFTVKNLFDRLPFYDPNSFLGDSSDYATIFGRGYSVTIGYRFK from the coding sequence ATGTTGCCCGCACGCTACCGCCGCCCCCCCTGTCGCACGATCGCTCCGCTGACGCTGGCCATTGCCGGCGCGCTGCTGTCGGTCGCCCTGCCTGCCGCTGCGCAGGACAGCAAGGACAACGCCACCGACCTGGCCCGCATCGAGGTCACCGGCTCCAACATCCGCCGTACCGATGTGGAAACCGCTTCGCCGGTCCAGGTCATCAGCAAGCAGGACATCCAGAACATGGGTGCGCGTACGCTGCTGCAGGTGCTCGACAACCTGCCGGCTGCCCGCCCGGCGCAGCAGGATTCGCGCTCGCTGTTCACCGGCTCCGATGGTGCCTCGCAGGCCAATCTGCGTGGGTTGGGCGCACAGGGCACGCTGGTGCTGCTGAACGGTCGTCGCCTGTCGTACTACGGCGCACCCGCCGGCTTCCAGACCCAGTTCGTCAACATCGATGCGATCCCGGCTGCCGCCATCGAACGCATGGAAGTGCTCACCGATGGTGCTTCGGCGGTGTACGGCACCGACGCCGTGGCCGGTGTGATCAACGTGATCACCAAGCGCAACTTCCAGGGCGCGGAGATCAACTTCACCAACGATACGTCATCGCGCATCGACTCCTACGGTGAGCGCCAGGCCAGCATCACCGCCGGCTTCGGCGACCTGGCCGAGAACCGCTTCAACATCTACGGTGCGGTCAACATGTACCGCCGTGACGCGATCCCGTTGCGTGATTTCTACGACAAGCGTCCCGAGCAGTACTACGTCAACAATCCCAATTACCTGACGAACCTGCGCCTGGGCGTGGGCAGCAAGCCGGGTGAGTTCAACCCGGGCAGTTACTTCGCCTTCGATCCGGTCACCGGCCGCCGCGTGCAGGAGGCCGCACCCGGGTGCAAGAACGTGCTGCAGGGCGAGGCCGCCGGTCCGCGTTGTGTCTGGGAGACCTGGATGAACAACGAGATCGACGCCGGCGCCAAGTCCGAGCGCAACACCGCCTACCTCAATGGCACCTTCCTGGTGGGCGACTCGACCGAAATCTTCGCCGAGGCGACCTACACCGACATCGATCTGCGTGCCAATGGCGGTACACCCCGCAGCTATGGCACCACCACCGGTAATCCGACCAGCTGGTTCTCCCGCGATACCGGCACTACGGTCAACCAGTTCCTGTATCCCTACCTGGGGCCGAACAACGAGTACAACCACGCCAGCCCTGAACTGAAGGCGATGATGGGCGGCGTAGTCGGCCTGCAGTACCTGCTGCAGGATGCCGGCGCCAACTACTTCGGCCAGCGCAACACCGACAAGAGCTACCGCGTGCTGACCGGTGCACGTGGCAACATGGGTGACTGGAACTGGGAAACTGCTTTCGCCACCGCCGGCACGCACTCCACCACCTACCAGACCATCAACGTCAACCTGAAGGGCTTCGAGAAGGCCTTCGGCCCCTACTCGGTGGATCCGGGTACCGGGCGGGTGATCATTTCCGACCATCCGGCATACAAGTTCGGTGAGATCAGCGAAGCCAACGCAGCGCTGATCCGCGAGGCGTTCCCGACCTTCGACATCCAGTCCTGGACGCGCCTGCACACCCTGGACGGCAAGATCGAAGGCCCGCTGTTCCAGCTGCCGGCCGGTGAGATGCGCGCCGCGTTCGGCTTCAATGCCAGCCGCGAAACCTTCTACACGCCGGGCAATGCCGACGCAGCCGCCGGCCTGATCACCCAGCAGGGCGGCTCGTGGTTCGACGGTGCGCGCAACACCTATGCACTGTTCGCCGAAACGGTGGCGCCGATCACCGACAAGCTGGAACTGGATGCCGCGGTCCGCGTGGACAAATACCCGAACTTCAGCGCCAACGTCGCACCGAAGATCGGCTTCAAGTACCAGGCATTCGATCAACTGATGCTGCGCGGCACCTATTCGACCGGCTTCCGTGCGCCGAGCCTGGCCGAGTCCGGCAGCGGTGGCGTGTTCGCCCAGCTCGGTGGCTACCGCGATGAGGTGCGCTGCGCCGAGACCAACGCGATCGCCGACCTGTTGCGGCAGTCGCAGCGCGCCGGTGACGTGGACCTGGGCAAGAGCCTGGCCAACGTCGATTGCAGCCGCACCGTGGCCCGCATGACCCAGCCCAACCAGGACCTGAAGCCGGAGAAGGCCAAGATCGCCACCCTGGGCTTCGTCTACGAGCCGGCCAGCTGGCTGTCGGTGTCGGCCGACTACTGGTTCATCTACCGCAACAACGAGATCGTCGCCCCGGATTTCAGCCGTGATACCGACATCATCTCCTCCACCCGTTCGCCGATCACTGATGCCGATCGTGCAAACCTGGCCCAGCTGGCGGCGATGTGCGCCGACCCGGCCAGCGGTGTGAGCTGCCCCTCGGTCCTGCCCGGCTACAGCGTGGGCAACGTGGCCAGCGTGGTCGGCCAGTACAAGAACCGCGGCAAGACCCTGGTCGACGGCTTCGACGTGGACGCACGCAGCCGCTTCTCGCTGGGCGAGTGGGGCGGGCTGAACGTGGGCCTGGCCGCCACCATCGCCAATCGCAACCGCTACTACATGGATGAGGAAAGCGGCTGGTACTACGGCGACGTGGTGGGCTACTACAACAACCCGCGCCTGCGCGCCACGCTCAACGCCGACTGGACCTACAAGCAGGTGACCACCAGCATGTTCGTCAACTATGTGGGCGGTACCAAGTGGGCCCGTGACCGCGTGGATGAAGTGGATAACAACAAGGAGACCTGCACCGCCGGCTACCTGGCGCTGCAGGCCAGCAAGTGCGACGGCGCGCCGTCCTGGTGGACCGCCAACCTGAGCGTCACCTGGCGCCCCGATGACGCCTGGAACCTGAGCTTCACCGTCAAGAACCTGTTCGACCGGCTGCCGTTCTACGATCCGAACAGCTTCCTGGGTGACTCCAGCGACTACGCGACGATCTTCGGCCGTGGTTACAGTGTGACCATCGGTTATCGATTCAAGTAA
- a CDS encoding alpha/beta hydrolase family protein codes for MRLMHLLLGLVLIAPASLAGVPGSGLAGEHQAVTTVASAAVRDAQQRDTLRYTVWYPAMAGSSEVPLRIGPPDAPLFVVGQAAPEAAIAGGRLPTLLLSHGNGGSARMMGWLGTALARAGYLVIAVDHPGNNGVDELTLQGSMLSWLRADDLRAALAAVQADPKLGPHVDAERIGVMGFSAGGYTALLAAGARPDLRRLRDFCEAHPDDGVCQPQSEAPSHTLEARKAAAAAADLAPWMAHADDARPVPGVRAVFLMAPAIMQAFPPQQLQALRQPVSIIQGAADTVAPAATNAEVAKASITEARLDVLPGVGHYDFLSECTPLGQQRLPALCSSQTPRAQTHARTVAEAQRFFEAALKPRP; via the coding sequence ATGCGCTTGATGCACCTGCTGCTGGGCCTGGTCCTGATTGCCCCCGCGTCGCTCGCCGGCGTCCCCGGCAGTGGCCTGGCCGGCGAACACCAGGCGGTGACCACCGTGGCCAGCGCTGCGGTACGCGATGCGCAGCAGCGCGATACGCTTCGCTACACCGTCTGGTATCCGGCTATGGCGGGCAGCAGCGAAGTGCCACTGCGTATCGGTCCGCCCGATGCACCGCTGTTCGTGGTGGGCCAGGCGGCGCCGGAGGCCGCCATTGCCGGTGGCCGCCTGCCGACCTTGCTGCTCTCGCATGGCAACGGCGGCAGCGCCCGCATGATGGGCTGGCTGGGCACCGCGTTGGCGCGCGCCGGTTATCTGGTGATCGCCGTCGACCATCCCGGCAACAACGGCGTGGATGAATTGACCCTGCAGGGCAGCATGCTGAGCTGGCTGCGTGCGGATGATCTGCGCGCCGCATTGGCCGCCGTGCAGGCCGATCCCAAGCTGGGGCCGCACGTGGATGCGGAGCGGATCGGTGTAATGGGCTTCTCGGCCGGAGGCTACACGGCCCTGCTGGCGGCGGGGGCGCGACCGGACCTGCGGCGGTTGCGTGACTTCTGCGAAGCCCATCCGGATGACGGTGTGTGCCAGCCCCAGAGCGAGGCGCCGTCGCACACCCTGGAGGCTCGCAAGGCCGCGGCGGCGGCGGCGGATCTGGCGCCGTGGATGGCCCACGCCGATGATGCCCGCCCGGTCCCGGGTGTGCGCGCCGTGTTCCTGATGGCACCGGCGATCATGCAGGCGTTCCCGCCCCAGCAGTTGCAGGCGCTGCGGCAACCGGTGTCGATCATCCAGGGCGCGGCGGACACGGTCGCTCCTGCAGCCACCAACGCGGAGGTCGCCAAGGCGTCCATCACGGAGGCGAGACTGGATGTCCTGCCCGGTGTCGGCCACTACGACTTCCTGTCCGAATGCACGCCGCTGGGCCAGCAGCGACTGCCCGCCCTGTGCAGCAGCCAGACGCCAAGAGCGCAGACGCATGCACGCACCGTGGCGGAGGCGCAGCGGTTTTTCGAGGCCGCCCTGAAGCCGCGACCATAG
- a CDS encoding YiiX/YebB-like N1pC/P60 family cysteine hydrolase — MRRILLLFALLLPAAAATAVDLQEGDLLFVTAGDSGLSAAIDDATGTQAHPGFDHVGLVAATTQGWEVLHADEKGSRRQTLAAFQQDARARLRQIVVYRLRAPHNAAIGDAVATARTLLGRPYNASYVPNDDSYYCSDFIERAFRAHHVFALQPMNFRNPQTGKIARHWIDLYRSMGMDVPQGVPGTNPNDMSAAPVLERIGTLE, encoded by the coding sequence ATGCGCCGCATCCTGCTGTTGTTTGCCCTGTTGTTGCCCGCTGCCGCGGCGACGGCCGTGGATCTCCAGGAGGGCGACCTGCTGTTCGTCACCGCAGGAGACAGTGGCCTGAGCGCTGCCATCGATGATGCGACCGGTACGCAGGCTCATCCCGGTTTCGATCATGTGGGTCTGGTGGCCGCCACGACGCAGGGCTGGGAAGTGCTGCATGCGGACGAGAAGGGCTCGCGCCGGCAGACGTTGGCTGCGTTCCAGCAGGACGCGCGCGCCCGGCTGCGGCAGATCGTGGTCTACCGCCTGCGCGCACCGCACAACGCTGCCATCGGCGACGCCGTCGCCACCGCGCGTACCCTGCTTGGAAGGCCCTACAACGCCTCCTACGTGCCGAACGATGACAGCTACTACTGCTCGGACTTCATCGAACGTGCCTTCCGTGCCCACCATGTATTCGCGCTGCAGCCGATGAACTTCCGCAATCCGCAGACCGGGAAGATCGCCCGGCATTGGATCGACCTCTACCGCAGCATGGGCATGGACGTACCGCAGGGCGTACCGGGTACCAATCCCAACGACATGTCGGCGGCGCCCGTGCTGGAGCGGATCGGCACACTGGAATGA
- a CDS encoding Gfo/Idh/MocA family protein produces MKRREFIAASAAVAASSLLPQTPAWARGRTLRLAMIGTGMRGQVLLKELVRRDDVEVIALCDIEPIMLGRAVDMVTKAGKPAPKAYGQDRDSNAWKRLLEQKGIDGVIIATPWEYHAPMAIAAMQAGVAVGCEVVAGITLQDHWDVLKTQLTTGTPYMLLENVCYRRDVMAALQMVRQGLFGELVHLQAGYQHDLRGVKFNSGDPSQPYDSGVEFGPKGWSEARWRTEHSVERNGELYPSHSIGPCAMYTGINRGNRFTHINAFATKARGLHEYTVAKSGGTTHPSTQVKFKLGDIVTTTLACENGETILLQHDTSLPRPYSMGFRVQGTKGLWMDVNHSIHIEGRSPPHQWEEFKTYQDQYEHPLWKQHADTAASAGHGGMDWFVIHAFVEALKAKAPMPIDIYDAVTWSAITPLSEQSIANGFQTLEFPDFTAGAWKQRKPIFAFDGTY; encoded by the coding sequence ATGAAACGCAGGGAGTTCATCGCGGCCAGTGCCGCCGTCGCCGCCAGCAGCCTGTTGCCACAGACCCCGGCCTGGGCGCGCGGGCGCACGCTCCGCCTGGCCATGATCGGTACCGGCATGCGCGGCCAGGTGCTGTTGAAGGAGCTGGTGCGCCGCGACGATGTCGAGGTCATTGCACTGTGCGACATCGAGCCGATCATGCTGGGTCGTGCCGTGGACATGGTAACCAAGGCCGGCAAGCCTGCGCCGAAGGCCTATGGCCAGGATCGCGACAGCAACGCCTGGAAGCGCCTTCTGGAACAGAAGGGCATCGATGGCGTGATCATCGCTACGCCGTGGGAATACCACGCGCCGATGGCGATCGCCGCCATGCAGGCGGGCGTGGCCGTAGGCTGCGAGGTGGTGGCCGGCATCACCCTGCAGGACCACTGGGATGTGCTGAAGACCCAGCTCACGACCGGCACGCCGTACATGCTGCTGGAGAACGTCTGCTACCGCCGCGATGTGATGGCCGCCCTGCAGATGGTGCGACAGGGCCTGTTCGGCGAGCTGGTGCATCTGCAGGCCGGCTACCAGCACGACCTGCGCGGGGTGAAGTTCAACTCCGGTGATCCCAGCCAGCCTTACGACAGTGGCGTGGAGTTCGGTCCCAAGGGCTGGAGCGAGGCACGTTGGCGCACCGAGCATTCGGTGGAGCGCAACGGCGAGCTCTACCCCAGCCACAGCATCGGCCCGTGCGCGATGTACACCGGCATCAACCGCGGCAACCGCTTCACCCATATCAACGCTTTCGCGACCAAGGCACGCGGCCTGCACGAGTACACCGTGGCCAAGAGCGGTGGCACCACCCACCCCAGCACCCAAGTGAAGTTCAAGCTGGGTGACATCGTGACCACCACGCTTGCCTGCGAGAACGGTGAGACCATCCTGCTGCAGCACGACACCTCGCTGCCCCGACCGTACTCGATGGGCTTCCGCGTGCAGGGCACCAAGGGTCTGTGGATGGACGTCAACCACTCGATCCACATTGAAGGCCGCAGCCCGCCGCACCAGTGGGAAGAGTTCAAGACCTACCAGGATCAGTACGAGCACCCGTTGTGGAAGCAGCATGCCGACACCGCGGCCAGCGCCGGTCACGGCGGCATGGACTGGTTCGTCATCCATGCGTTCGTCGAGGCACTGAAGGCCAAGGCGCCGATGCCGATCGACATCTACGATGCAGTGACCTGGAGCGCGATCACCCCGCTGTCCGAGCAGTCCATTGCCAATGGCTTCCAGACGCTGGAGTTCCCTGACTTCACCGCTGGCGCGTGGAAGCAGCGCAAGCCGATCTTTGCCTTCGACGGCACGTACTGA
- a CDS encoding short-chain fatty acid transporter, translating to MASTAAVQDGWMARAALRSASWAEKWFPDAYVFAVLGVVIVALAAIGFGSTPQTTASAFGDGFWSLIPFTMQMAFVVIGGYAVATAPVVARFIELLARVPRTGRGAVVYVGLVSMLASLLSWGFSLVFGGLLVRALARRTDLRMDYRAAGASAYLGLGAVWAMGLSSSAAQLQANPASMPPGLVEITGVLPFTETIFLWQSIVLTAALILVSLLIAWLTAPATGSARTAESFPGAAQAEPEPLQRRTRPGEWLEYSPLLTVLLSLLAFGWLFNEFANKPVVTAIANLNTYNFLFISLGLLLHWRPRSFLNAVAKAVPSTTGVLIQFPLYGGIAMILTHAAGADGQTLAHRLSSLFVHIASTDTFALVMGVYSAVLGFFVPSGGGKWIIEAPYVMQAANELKAHLGWAVQVYNAAEALPNLINPFWMLPLLGVLGLKARDIVGFTFIQLLVHIPLVLGLLWLLGMTLDYVPPVMP from the coding sequence ATGGCCTCGACGGCAGCAGTACAGGATGGCTGGATGGCGCGCGCAGCGCTGCGCTCGGCCTCCTGGGCGGAAAAGTGGTTCCCTGATGCCTACGTGTTCGCGGTGCTGGGCGTGGTCATCGTCGCCTTGGCAGCCATCGGCTTCGGTTCCACGCCGCAGACCACGGCCAGTGCCTTTGGCGATGGCTTCTGGAGCCTGATTCCGTTCACCATGCAGATGGCCTTCGTGGTGATCGGCGGTTATGCCGTGGCCACTGCGCCTGTGGTGGCGCGCTTCATCGAACTGCTGGCGCGGGTGCCGCGCACGGGGCGCGGTGCAGTGGTCTATGTAGGCCTGGTCAGCATGCTGGCTTCGCTGCTCAGCTGGGGCTTCTCGCTGGTGTTCGGCGGTCTGCTGGTGCGTGCATTGGCGCGCCGGACCGATCTGCGCATGGACTACCGCGCCGCAGGTGCCTCCGCCTACCTCGGCCTGGGCGCGGTCTGGGCGATGGGCCTGAGTTCTTCGGCTGCGCAGCTGCAGGCGAACCCGGCCAGCATGCCGCCGGGGCTGGTGGAGATCACCGGCGTACTGCCCTTCACTGAAACCATCTTCCTGTGGCAGTCGATCGTGCTGACCGCGGCGTTGATCCTGGTGTCACTGCTGATTGCCTGGTTGACCGCGCCGGCGACTGGCAGTGCGCGCACCGCTGAATCGTTTCCCGGTGCGGCGCAGGCCGAGCCTGAGCCGCTGCAGCGCCGCACGCGCCCCGGCGAATGGCTCGAATACAGCCCGCTGCTGACCGTGCTGCTCTCGTTGCTGGCCTTCGGATGGCTGTTCAACGAGTTCGCCAACAAGCCGGTGGTGACCGCGATCGCCAACCTCAATACCTACAACTTCCTGTTCATCTCGCTCGGCCTGCTGCTGCACTGGCGCCCGCGCAGCTTCCTCAACGCGGTGGCCAAGGCGGTGCCCAGCACGACCGGTGTGCTGATCCAGTTCCCGCTGTATGGCGGCATCGCGATGATCCTCACCCACGCGGCCGGCGCCGATGGGCAGACGCTGGCGCACCGGCTGTCCAGCCTGTTCGTGCACATCGCCAGCACCGATACGTTCGCTCTGGTGATGGGCGTGTACTCGGCGGTCCTGGGCTTCTTCGTTCCCTCCGGCGGCGGCAAGTGGATCATCGAAGCACCGTACGTGATGCAGGCGGCCAACGAACTGAAGGCGCACCTGGGCTGGGCTGTGCAGGTGTACAACGCCGCCGAAGCACTGCCGAACCTGATCAATCCGTTCTGGATGCTGCCGCTGCTGGGCGTGCTGGGCCTGAAGGCCCGCGACATCGTCGGCTTCACCTTCATCCAGCTCCTGGTGCACATCCCGCTGGTGCTGGGCCTGCTGTGGTTGCTGGGCATGACGCTGGATTACGTGCCGCCTGTGATGCCATGA
- the ubiA gene encoding 4-hydroxybenzoate octaprenyltransferase encodes MADTPLTSPHSPATPRWRHYWSLMRADRPIGTLLLLWPTWWALWLAAGGMPPLWTLFVFTAGVWLTRSAGCVINDYADRWLDPHVERTKARPLATGAISGRAALVLFAVLMLVAFGLVLTLNGLTIGMSFIGVFLAASYPYLKRYTHLPQVYLGMSFGWGIPMAFAAVQGEVPLLGWLLYAGNILWSTAYDTWYAMVDREDDLKMGSRSTAILFGDLDLVIQGVLYALFLATMALVGVRAGLGSGYLAGLAVAAALVVYEFWICRNRERGPCFKAFLHNNWVGAALFAGIALDLALR; translated from the coding sequence ATGGCCGATACCCCCCTCACTTCGCCGCATTCGCCGGCGACGCCGCGCTGGCGGCATTACTGGAGTCTGATGCGTGCGGATCGTCCGATCGGCACGTTGCTGCTGCTGTGGCCCACCTGGTGGGCGCTGTGGCTGGCGGCAGGCGGCATGCCGCCGCTGTGGACCCTGTTCGTGTTCACCGCGGGTGTCTGGCTGACCCGCTCGGCGGGGTGTGTCATCAATGACTACGCCGATCGCTGGCTCGACCCGCATGTGGAGCGCACCAAGGCCCGTCCGCTGGCGACGGGGGCGATCAGTGGCCGTGCCGCGCTGGTGCTGTTCGCGGTACTGATGCTGGTGGCATTCGGACTGGTGCTGACCCTGAACGGGCTGACCATCGGCATGAGCTTCATCGGCGTGTTCCTGGCCGCCAGCTATCCCTACCTGAAGCGCTATACGCACCTGCCGCAGGTCTATCTGGGCATGTCGTTCGGCTGGGGTATTCCCATGGCATTCGCCGCGGTGCAGGGCGAAGTGCCGCTGCTGGGCTGGCTGCTGTACGCCGGCAACATCCTCTGGTCGACCGCGTATGACACCTGGTACGCCATGGTCGACCGCGAGGACGACCTCAAGATGGGCTCGCGCTCCACGGCGATCCTGTTCGGGGACCTGGATCTGGTGATCCAAGGGGTGCTCTACGCCCTGTTCCTGGCGACCATGGCGCTGGTCGGTGTGCGCGCCGGCCTGGGGAGCGGGTACCTGGCCGGCCTGGCGGTGGCTGCGGCGCTGGTGGTGTACGAATTCTGGATCTGCCGCAACCGCGAGCGGGGGCCATGCTTCAAGGCGTTCCTGCACAACAACTGGGTCGGCGCGGCGCTGTTTGCCGGTATCGCGCTGGATCTGGCGCTGCGCTGA
- a CDS encoding VOC family protein — MRLLHLTLPVSDVTGVAAYFRDVLQLPVSGNRIHIGWSTIELRLAEDVAVGGVHLAFNVPDNRFAAAMTWLREHTPLQRNPAGLDYFALESSWQSQSVYFTGPDGLILELIGRRRLPCSPQEGAFHGSEMTCLSEVGLPSHDVDSVRLQAAGRFGLQPLSAPSAQFAPMGDDEGLLIVVAADRRWFPEQKDLPNARGLQVLMGDVPAGELRDAELGWEVRAVPHRRG, encoded by the coding sequence ATGCGTCTGTTGCATCTCACCCTGCCGGTATCCGACGTCACCGGGGTGGCGGCCTATTTCCGCGATGTGTTGCAGCTGCCGGTCAGCGGCAACCGCATCCACATCGGCTGGAGCACGATCGAGCTGCGGCTGGCCGAGGACGTCGCGGTCGGCGGCGTGCACCTGGCCTTCAACGTGCCGGACAACCGTTTCGCGGCCGCCATGACCTGGCTGCGCGAGCATACGCCGCTGCAGCGCAACCCGGCAGGACTGGACTACTTCGCGCTGGAAAGCAGCTGGCAATCGCAGTCGGTGTACTTCACCGGCCCGGATGGACTGATCCTGGAGCTGATCGGCCGGCGCCGGCTTCCCTGCAGTCCGCAGGAGGGCGCCTTCCATGGCAGTGAGATGACCTGCCTGAGCGAAGTCGGCCTGCCCAGCCACGATGTCGATTCGGTGCGCCTGCAGGCCGCCGGGCGCTTCGGCCTGCAACCCCTCAGCGCGCCCTCGGCCCAGTTCGCACCGATGGGCGATGACGAAGGCCTGCTGATCGTCGTTGCCGCCGACCGGCGCTGGTTCCCCGAACAGAAGGACCTGCCCAACGCACGGGGATTGCAGGTGCTGATGGGAGATGTACCCGCGGGCGAGCTGCGGGATGCGGAATTGGGCTGGGAGGTACGCGCCGTACCGCATCGGCGGGGCTGA